From the genome of bacterium:
CGCTCCGTCGCCAAAGCTTTGGAGCGTCGGCGACAAAAATACAAGTCCTTGCGCCGCTTGTCAGAGGTAGAAAAGGGGAATATACCGCGCTTTTGGAAAAAATACAGCAAGAAGGATATGTAAGAGTTCGCATAGACGGAATTATTCATGATTTAGAAGAAGACATAGGAATAGACAAAAACAAGAAGCATAACATTGAAGTCGTAATCGACAGATTAGTCGTAAAATCGGATAACAAGCCCTATATTGCTGATTCCGTTGAAACAGCACTAAAATTGTCTGAAGGTTTAGTGCTTATAGTGGTAAAAAATAAAAAAACTACCGAGGAAAAACTCTTTTCGCAAAAGTTTTCTTGCCCGCATTGTGATATATCTTACCCCGAACTTGCTCCCCGAATGTTTTCTTTTAATTCTCCTTACGGCGCCTGCCAGCAATGCCACGGGTTGGGAGAAAAGATGGAAGTAGACGAGGATTTGATAGTGCCCGATAAGAACAAATCTATTAATGAGGGCGCGATAGAGCCATGGCATAACCCTGTAACCACAAAAATGCACAGATGGAAAAATTCTGTCAGTAGCAATTTTTCAACCATACTTGAGTCGTTGTCATATCATTATAGATTCAATCTAAATACACCGTTTAAGGATTTAGATGAAAATATCAGGAAGATAATTTTATATGGTTCCGGCGAAGAATTAGTGCAATTCGATGTTGAAAGAGCAGGGCAACTGCATTCTTATGAAGACGCTTTTGAAGGAGTAGTCGGTAATATAGAAAGAAGATACCACGATACTGATTCAGAATATGTTAAAGCAGAAATTTATAGAAAATATATAATCCTCAAAACTTGCCCAGAATGCGGGGGGCAACGTTTAAAAAAAGAAGCATTATCGGTAAAAATAAAAAATAAAACCATATCTGAAGTTACTTCGTTAACCATAGAAAAAGTTTTGAGGTTTTTTGAAAATTTAGATTTAACTTCTCAAGAAGAATTAATCGCACATCAAATACTGAAAGAAATAAAAGCGCGATTAACATTTTTAATGAATGTAGGGCTTGATTACATATCATTAGAAAGAAAAGCAGAGACGCTTTCCGGAGGCGAAACCGCAAGAACCCGTCTTGCAACTCAAATAGGTTCTTCCTTAGTGGGAGTGTTATATATTTTAGACGAACCCACCGTAGGACTTCACCAAAGAGACACGAGCAGATTAATAACCACCTTAAAAAATTTGCGCGATTTGGGCAATACTATAATTATAGTCGAACACGACGAGAACACCATAAAATCTGCCGACCATATAATCGATTTAGGACCCGGCGCAGGAGAATACGGAGGTGAAATCGTAGCGCAAGGAACACCAAAAGAAATAATGCAGTCAAAAAATTCTTTAACAGGGAAATACTTAAAAAAAGAATTAACTATTCCTGTCCCTGAAAAAAATAGAATTCCTAAAAAAGGATATCTTGAAATTTGGGGGGCGCAAGAACATAATTTAAAAAATATAAATGTAAAGTTTCCACTAGGATTATTTATATGTATAACTGGCGTTTCAGGTTCAGG
Proteins encoded in this window:
- the uvrA gene encoding excinuclease ABC subunit UvrA; its protein translation is LRRQSFGASATKIQVLAPLVRGRKGEYTALLEKIQQEGYVRVRIDGIIHDLEEDIGIDKNKKHNIEVVIDRLVVKSDNKPYIADSVETALKLSEGLVLIVVKNKKTTEEKLFSQKFSCPHCDISYPELAPRMFSFNSPYGACQQCHGLGEKMEVDEDLIVPDKNKSINEGAIEPWHNPVTTKMHRWKNSVSSNFSTILESLSYHYRFNLNTPFKDLDENIRKIILYGSGEELVQFDVERAGQLHSYEDAFEGVVGNIERRYHDTDSEYVKAEIYRKYIILKTCPECGGQRLKKEALSVKIKNKTISEVTSLTIEKVLRFFENLDLTSQEELIAHQILKEIKARLTFLMNVGLDYISLERKAETLSGGETARTRLATQIGSSLVGVLYILDEPTVGLHQRDTSRLITTLKNLRDLGNTIIIVEHDENTIKSADHIIDLGPGAGEYGGEIVAQGTPKEIMQSKNSLTGKYLKKELTIPVPEKNRIPKKGYLEIWGAQEHNLKNINVKFPLGLFICITGVSGSGKSTLIDEILFKGLAKILYHSKIKVGKHDKITGADKIDKVINITQEPIGRTPRSNPATYTDTFGPIREIFSKIKTARIRGYKPGRFSFNVKGGRCEKCNGEGLLKIEMHFLPDVYVTCELCKGKRYNNETLEVKYKGKNIAEVLSMSVEEALKFLENIPVIQRKLQTLHDVGLGYIKLGQSATTLSGGEAQRIKLAKELSKVATGNTLYILDEPTTGLHFADTDKLLKVLNRLVDKGNTLIVIEHNPDVIKIADYIIDLGPEGGDKGGKIVAKGTPKEVSLCKKSHTGKIIENILTPKKIKPINKSVSKKRIS